In Polaribacter sp. L3A8, a genomic segment contains:
- a CDS encoding IS1096 element passenger TnpR family protein → MYKIRVILDTKEDVIRTILVDNNLNLEDLHATIAKSFGFGGQEMASFYRTDDDWTQGEEIPLFNMEEVGEGISMQNCILQDTLPEESNKLIYVYDFLKMWTFYVEVIEVSDEKKEDLPQIILTVGEIPSEAPEKEFVAEKLDDGFEDEEDLDDEFGHFDDDFDYNEY, encoded by the coding sequence ATGTACAAAATACGCGTAATTTTAGACACCAAAGAAGATGTAATTAGAACTATTTTAGTTGACAACAACTTAAATTTAGAAGATTTACATGCCACAATTGCTAAATCTTTTGGGTTTGGAGGTCAAGAGATGGCTTCTTTTTACAGAACCGATGATGACTGGACGCAAGGTGAAGAAATTCCGTTATTTAATATGGAAGAAGTTGGCGAAGGAATTTCTATGCAAAATTGTATTTTACAGGATACGTTACCAGAAGAAAGTAACAAATTAATTTATGTGTACGATTTCTTAAAAATGTGGACTTTCTATGTTGAAGTAATTGAGGTTTCTGATGAGAAAAAAGAAGATTTACCACAAATTATCTTAACGGTTGGAGAAATACCAAGTGAAGCTCCTGAAAAAGAATTTGTTGCAGAAAAATTAGACGATGGTTTTGAAGACGAAGAAGATCTTGATGATGAATTTGGTCATTTTGATGATGATTTCGATTATAACGAATACTAG
- a CDS encoding PaaI family thioesterase produces the protein MDTTAILKAFNESSKNTLMETLDIEYVALGDDFLTAKMPVNSRVHQPYGQLHGGATAALAESVGSAASNFFIDSKNQYVNGIQLSINHIKSKREGTVYATARNIHKGRTTHLWEVKIVDENDDLISVAKMTNIVLTKK, from the coding sequence ATGGATACAACTGCAATTTTAAAAGCGTTTAATGAGAGTTCTAAAAACACGTTAATGGAAACGCTTGATATTGAATATGTTGCTCTGGGGGATGATTTTTTAACAGCAAAAATGCCTGTAAATTCTAGGGTTCATCAACCTTATGGGCAATTACATGGTGGTGCAACTGCGGCTTTGGCAGAGAGTGTTGGTAGTGCTGCTTCTAACTTTTTTATAGATAGTAAAAATCAGTATGTAAACGGAATTCAGTTATCTATAAATCATATAAAAAGTAAACGAGAAGGTACGGTTTATGCAACTGCAAGGAATATTCATAAAGGTAGAACAACGCATTTATGGGAGGTTAAAATTGTTGATGAAAATGACGATTTAATTTCTGTTGCTAAAATGACCAATATTGTTTTAACTAAAAAATAA